Proteins found in one Candidatus Tectomicrobia bacterium genomic segment:
- the motA gene encoding flagellar motor stator protein MotA translates to MAIAGIVVVLGAVIGGYLMEHGELAVLFQPAEVVIIFGAALGAVFISTPMKVQVALFGGVLKVLLGKTIKKQNYIELLCLLSEIFQMAKKDGLLVLESHVEKPESSSLFKKYPGFMSHHHAVEFLTDSAKIIIVGGVASHELEALMDSDIEIHHEETARAPGVLSKVSDSMPGLGIVAAVLGIILTMAAIDGPPAEIGHKVGAALVGTFLGILAAYGFLSPLAAGMELNNQDEAQYIQCIKAGLLAFEKGLSPMIAIEFARRSIMGSERPGMKELEEILRKKK, encoded by the coding sequence ATGGCAATCGCGGGAATCGTCGTCGTGCTCGGCGCCGTCATCGGCGGCTACCTCATGGAGCACGGGGAGCTCGCCGTCCTGTTCCAGCCGGCGGAGGTCGTCATCATCTTCGGCGCCGCCTTGGGCGCCGTCTTCATCTCCACCCCGATGAAGGTCCAGGTGGCGCTGTTCGGCGGCGTCCTGAAGGTCCTGCTGGGCAAGACCATCAAGAAGCAGAACTACATCGAGCTGCTGTGCCTGCTCAGCGAGATTTTCCAGATGGCGAAGAAGGACGGCCTCCTTGTCCTCGAGTCCCACGTCGAGAAGCCGGAGTCGAGCTCCCTCTTCAAGAAGTACCCCGGCTTCATGAGCCACCACCACGCGGTGGAGTTCCTGACCGACTCGGCCAAGATCATCATCGTGGGCGGCGTCGCCTCGCACGAGCTGGAGGCCCTCATGGACTCGGACATCGAGATCCACCATGAGGAGACCGCCCGGGCGCCGGGCGTGCTGAGCAAGGTGTCCGACTCCATGCCGGGGCTGGGGATCGTGGCGGCCGTGCTCGGCATCATCCTCACCATGGCCGCGATTGACGGCCCGCCCGCCGAGATCGGGCACAAGGTGGGCGCCGCCCTGGTCGGCACCTTCCTCGGCATTCTCGCGGCCTACGGGTTCCTCTCGCCCCTGGCGGCCGGCATGGAGCTGAACAACCAGGACGAGGCGCAGTACATCCAGTGCATCAAGGCGGGTCTTTTGGCCTTCGAGAAGGGGCTCTCGCCCATGATCGCCATCGAGTTCGCCCGGCGCTCGATCATGGGCTCCGAGCGGCCCGGCATGAAGGAACTCGAGGAAATCCTCCGGAAGAAGAAATGA